The Tachysurus fulvidraco isolate hzauxx_2018 chromosome 19, HZAU_PFXX_2.0, whole genome shotgun sequence genomic sequence CATTTGAGTTGAGACTCAACATGGCATAGACGACCATCACTTTAGCTTAATTTCACTGGTTGTCTGGACCTTTCATAAGTTGAGACAACATGTCACAAAAGTTCATACTGTGCAACTAAGGTCGTGTTGTTGCAGGGATACTAAACACTAAAAATGGTTAACTCAGCTGACAGACTTGGAAagatgtcaccagttagcttggcagtgtaacaTACAAGTTCAGCCTTAAAGtaaaaatttgttgttttttttttgttgtttttttgtttatgtgactttattacatacttatttaatgtggcaaaagtattgccggacaggaataaagaaaagattGAACAGTTTTTGGCACCTCAACTGTCTAACTTTCATATTATGTTCCTCTcaaaatttgtgatttgcttccacctgcaaattgctttgtgtatcatatttaataaaccaatccaatttaaatgtttaaatgaacatgtatagtcacaccattatTGCATGCAGTGgtctataaggtaagtagtgattgttcatatgaagtttactcaagtggaagaatgtaagtaagaAACTTTCatctactagcactatgcattatattgtgaaaaagtagattatcttaatatcaaaaccttaaatcttctctggacttaataataaatacatgtctgacctttggaacgaaccaaaaaaaaaactagaaatcgcattcatgacgatttatggtgattttatttctttgcctacattgacgctgatgcattaaggGGGGGGGGTcccccgtaccaagatggcggctcagtTGACGCTTTGTTTCAATGTACTGccctatacaaggcgacatctagtgtatatatatctatagtaAACAATGCCTCTGTTCTGCGTCATCATTCCATTTGCTACTCTTCAGCAGATTCGTGTTTAGCGATCACGCTTTTctctattttgttcatttatttattttttttagctgggTTTAAAATATTAGGAACATCCTACTAAAAACTGGACGCAAACGGTCTGTAACGTCAGTCAGACATTTTTTGCTCTATGACACGAGATCGCGTTTTCAGCGTTTACGAATCTGTCATTTAAAATcgtcagggttttttttttgccagtttgtttttttggcgCTTTGAGTGCTAAGCTCCAGTTGGTGAAGGTTTACATATGAaactctaattatttattttaacaaaagtCATATTTTAACCTGTTTATAATCGGATTTTTCGGGTTGAGATTTGTTTTTACTCAATTTATAAAATGAACCTGGTGAATTTGTAAATAGAAGTGAACTCTATTCCACAAAAGAAAACCGAgttaatttcattaaaacactttgaattttttgtgcttttaaagAAATGGATCGACCATCAAGGTCTGTGATAATCTACTGTCTCTTAGTTACAGTTCTGTGACGtgggtgtacttacttttggcatttctgtgtgtttatttactgatgtttatttatgtgttttgtcAGGAATAAGAAAAGCATCAGTTATTCAGACTTcttggatgatgatgatggtaaggCGGTGATCTCGTCCACTCTGTTCTCTATTATTATAGCACATGATGGAATATTTTGAGAACAAAAAAACGCTTTCATCTTTTCCAGAAAAAGATGCAGAAACTTGTAGATTTGATGCTGAGACACAGTAAAAAGTGTTTTGTGCTGACGTTACTTAAACTAAATGTGATCTCTAGGAGATTTATCATCAatacaacaatttttttaaGCAATAAGGGTGGATTTCAGAAGTGCACTGTTTTCTCTTGTTATTACTAATAAGAGAAGTTTATGTGCACGACAGATGAGGATTTTGCCACGGTGAAAGTCCCTCCGAGCAAAAAAGCCAGAGTTTCTCTTAAAGAATCTCAGCCAGagaaaagcaggaaaaatgaaCTCGTCGATTTACCAGCTAAAGCACGCAAAGAAAGGTACGTAACGTCCTATATTAACCTAACGGTGTGACATATCATGCACTTGGATGAAAATCTTTCCtgtgaattaataaatgaataccGTGAGTataaagtggtgtgtgtttatttgtttgtttatatatacattttttttagagtgTCTCTGGATGAAAAACTGTATGACAGACATCTAGAAGCTGCTCTGATTCTGTCTCATCTTGAGTCTGTAGAAAAGCGTGGAGAGCCACTTAGCAACCCTTTAggtgtgtacatgtatacatAACCATACTGATAAATGATTTGATCGATTAAAACGGTGCAatactttaaacttttttattttttggcatgaagatgaagaagtaAAGCTCCTGGAAGATGTACCTCCGGTGCTGACACACTTCACCGTCGATGGCAGCTGCTTTGGTAGTACATGACTCTACACTTACATTGgcttttgtaaatgttttttccaccactaaactttttaaaaatggtCTGTTTGAAGATGGGAATAAACCTTCAAGTCTGCCTTCTGAAGACGTGCCCCCTGTGTTGTCAAACTGTAGCGTGGATGTCACCAGCTTGGGTACGTCACAGTTCTCGTATTATAACACTACTGAAGGCTGCTTAATGTTCACTAGTTCTAGGAAATatgcactcaacactcacagttcactttattaggaacacctctGAAAGAGTCTTTGTCTTTGAAtgttgaattgaaatgaataatgTATGAATGCTGTATAACTTCAGGTTTAGATCATATCAGCAGTGAGCAGATGCTCTCGTCTGCTGTTTGCTCTAAGAGGAAGTCCCATAAAGTGACAGAGCAACAGAGTAAACAGAACGAAGAGGATGAAGACTACAGACCTCAGAACACACCAGGTACATCAATCCACAAAATTAGCTTTCCCACCATGGtgattgtcatttaaaaaataaatatgcctGATTTAACGCTGCTCTGTATGCTCCTGTATCTATCCAGAGAACGAATCAGAGTTCAGTGACTTGGACGAGAGCGAGGATGAAGAGTACACCGTGAAGAGAAAACAAGATAAAAGGAAAACAtctaagaaagagaaaaagacatcTCCCAAATCTattaagaaagagaagaagCCAGTGAAGCTGGCTAAAACCAAACCACAGTCCAAAGGTTTGTACTGGTTTCTCAACCCAATTCAGAGGTAGATAAATCAGTAGGTCATCACAAGCTAATGTTGGGCCTGTGCTGTACGTGTGATATTTGTATTATAAGTCAATGCTCTTCGTTCCAGTAAAGGGAAATGCAACAGCATTACAGTGTCTGTGCTTCTGACTGCGTAGAAACAGTTTGAGGATGGAGCAAcagtgggtgtgatggtcaggggtgcacatacctTTGGCCAAATAGAATACTctcagtgaataaatatatttagaataGAACCAATAATCTACTTgcattgatttgatttgactttttttgtatttcactTCTTCTCAGTCAAAACCTCAGGACTGAGTAGTCCAGAAGTCAGAAGTCCATCTGCTGCTCATCCTCTCTCTGCACGAACCAGAAGTCCCAGCACTCCTCCTGTGAATAAATCTGCGCTCCAATCCAGTCCTGCAGGAGGCAGAGTACCAAAGTGGACCCCTCCGGGTAAGGCGTGTAGAATTCACTTCTTTAAAGTGAATGATGTGCAGTTGATTAAATTCATGTACACATCAGTTGATCAGATTTAATTCAGAAACATCTGTAAGGACTAGAATATTGATACTGAATATAAATTCCGATATATCGGAGACCATAAACAATCtgatctcttctttttttccactgGATGTTATCAGGCTTGGCAGGAAGGAACCCTAGTTCATGTCAGAGTCCTCCCCTAAAGTCTCCCGGTCTGGGTCTGCGATTAGGACTGTCCCGTCTGGCTCGAGTTAAACCCTTGCATCCCAATTCTGTTGCACATTAGATGCTTTTTgtcaaaaaaacaataattcattattttgaACAGAATCTGTACTGCCTAATGAGTGAgtcttcactttttttattgaaaatcaTTCAGTCGACATATTGTCTTGTtttatgtgtctttgtgtatttgtctttatgGTGTGAAAATTAAAGGTGTAAATTAAATTCTTGTCATCGTTCAAACAAGGTCTCAGAATTAAAGATACAGACCCGGGGTTTTGCACAGAAATAGGGCGGTTCAGACGTGTGGCACAGACTGACAGATTGAATTAAACTGtaatgtatttcattttattatcttGGATGTACAAATTCAGTAAActgttgtctgtttgttttttttaaacgtattattattattatgctgatACAAAATTTCCTAATCCACCAAACTCAACAGTCaacaattataaaatatttcaattaattttgttttaatactttaaaaacgtcaa encodes the following:
- the rad51ap1 gene encoding RAD51-associated protein 1, whose product is MDRPSRNKKSISYSDFLDDDDDEDFATVKVPPSKKARVSLKESQPEKSRKNELVDLPAKARKERVSLDEKLYDRHLEAALILSHLESVEKRGEPLSNPLDEEVKLLEDVPPVLTHFTVDGSCFDGNKPSSLPSEDVPPVLSNCSVDVTSLGLDHISSEQMLSSAVCSKRKSHKVTEQQSKQNEEDEDYRPQNTPENESEFSDLDESEDEEYTVKRKQDKRKTSKKEKKTSPKSIKKEKKPVKLAKTKPQSKVKTSGLSSPEVRSPSAAHPLSARTRSPSTPPVNKSALQSSPAGGRVPKWTPPGLAGRNPSSCQSPPLKSPGLGLRLGLSRLARVKPLHPNSVAH